The nucleotide sequence ttaagatatactatatatacatcttactatatatatatatatatagcttatatatcttaagatgtatatatatcttaagatctactatactatactatatatatagagtatatcttaagatgtatatataatatattttaagatgtatactatgtatatataatatagtatatatatatattttaagatgtatatatagtatataaatcgaatatagcttatatatctttattactatttttttctctaacttctataaaaaaaaaattaaaaatagaaagtttctgttgggcccgtttaggcccgggaccggcccacttaacccgggcccgttagttcgtggtcccggtcccgagccggttccagcaataagcccgcgaaacccaggaccgtttaggaccggaccgcataggaccggcccacttaggatcggatccgcgaagcccacttaggaccgggcccgacCCACTTGCCACCCCTAGTAGAGAATATTAGAACCTCAAGAATAAATTATGCGATTGAACTAATAAATGTTCAAACTTCAGTACTCGTTCCAGAAGTTGTTTCGTGTATTAAGTAGGGATATTTTTATCCAAATTTTGGTTCTGCATTAAAAAGTGACTATTATTAAATTTCAAATACTGGCTAAACTTTAAAAGCAGGCCCAAAAGTGGCTACGGCATTAATGACTTTGAAACGGCGTCGTGGGATACCCTGCTTAAAACACAGCTTTCTCGATTCACAAGCAAATCAGTTCTCCTTCTTCCTCTTCAAATACCCACAGAGGAAACTTCCAGAAGAAGTCAGAAGCTAAAAAAAATGGTGTTAATCGAAGTAGCTTCTGAAGAAGCAAAATCAAACTCCAAACCTAGACAAACATCTGAATCAACGACCACAAATGTTTCGCCGCCCGCCGACAGTTCTTCGGCGGCGGCGGCGGAGAAAGCGCCGTCTGGTAACGCCTCCGATGGATACGAAACAGCGAGCGATACCGAACTGAACGAGACCGGAAATGGAAGTAATAGAGAATCTGAAAAAACAGTCAATACGGCGTCGTCTTCTTCTGATGGCGATTTGAAGGAGAAGACGCAGCAGCCGGAAACAAATCTAGAACAGTTGAATGAGGTTAGGTTTTATTATTTCGCACCTTTATTTTGTTGATTAATTCGTGTTGCTATTTTTCGTTGTTGTTTGGTATTGTAGAGTGATTGCTACTAGTTTAGGCAAGTTTAATTTAGGTTAATCaacttgtatattttgtatactAATGTTTGTTGAGTTCCTTAGTTAAtgatttttttattaaatgttgcaATGTGCATTGGAAAAAAAATCAGTGATTAGAATTTAAAGCCTGCTAATTCGAGATTAGAATGGAGGAATTCATTTCTCAGTTTGTTGAAATTCTCTCTAGTGATTCCTTTTCTTGTTTTGGTAAGTtaaatttcattttatttatgttacTCCATGGCGGTGTCAGAAAATAGCAGATGTTTTTGTGATGATTGAGTGGCTCTACTGCAGACACAAACAATTAATTAGCCCGAATTATCTGTACATAATAGTATCTTCTCCTTACACCAAAAAGTGATATGAAATTCAGAGTCTTTTGATGTATCCCATATCTTTTCGCAGCTAGGGATGTCTTGTGATACTGTAACATGTTACAATTGTGTACTTGACACCTTCGTGATGTATATTTATGAAACTTCAATTATTGAAAAACATATCTTTGTCACAGCTATGGGAAGTTGTCTATTCCTTACATTCCAAATCTTCCAAGAAATAACCAATAGTATGGTCTTCCaatttgctttcttttatttggtGATTCTTTTAACTTCCAGCTGGTGATTGTCTCTAAGACTGTCCCTGTCCTCACCCAAGTCAGTTTCAGCTAAGAAAGTCAAATGTTGTCTCTAATGTTGTGTTGTATACCTGCAATTTTACTCTCTAGTGAATTATGTTAAGTGCATCAATGAAATGCACCAGATAGCGTTGAAAGCATTAGTGCAGTGTAACCAAGTTACGAGTCTATTGAAATGATTGATCAAATCGATTAGCTAATGTGGTTGGAATAGGTTTTTTCTATTCCTTATATCTTTATTGGGTTGCAGCAGAGTGGCTTGGTTTGACTCATGAAAAGGAAATGATCtcataaataagaaagaaatggaAAGAGGaaacaatgaaaatcaaagatcATGAGAGAATGAGATTAGGGACTATATAAAATGGATTTTCTACCTTGtgtaataaaaaaggaaaaagaaaattctaaatatataaatatacccGTGTATAGCACATAGCTTCGCTATACCCTAAAAAATACTTTAGTATTCTGAATTTTTTACGCTATATGATTTCATTAATTGTGCTAATGGGGTTTATAACATTGTAGGAAGAGGGTGTATCTCTTTATAGATGGACTTTCTGTATGTGTATGTTGATTTTTTCTTGCCATCACCTTAACATCAACATTAAGAGGAGAATATTAGTACGTTAAGAAGTTAAATGATAGCGAAGCAACCATTTACTAGCATTTTAATATCTCTATTCTGACCGTTCTTGTCCTACATTCTGTAAATCACGATCTtgttaaaaaaaacataaatcgcgaagtccaaaaaaaaaaaagaaagattacTTGCCTCCTTTAGCTTGGGGAAATGAATGCCTTCCAATATTAGGTAAGTTGCTGCGAAGAAGTGCCTCCATCCCAAATCGAAGATTAGAAAATGTGAAGCTTGTGTAGAAAATCTAGCTGACATTTGTTTTCAACCCTGGGCCTTGGGGTAAAAGTGGCACTGAAATAGATGATCCTTTTCTTTTGTGGGTCATTCAAATTTAACAACTATATCTTTTTCCCATATGATTTTTCCTATTCGACATTGAGGAATTTCATCATAAATGTACTTGTGTGAATCCGACCTGCCTGGCCTTCTTTCTCTTGTTAATATGTTTTTCATATTGCTGTTTCAACTATTACTCCTGCCCTTTTTTTTTGGGAAATGTTCTTCCCCTTCTTAGTTGGTGAAACTGTACTAAGATAATCACTCTCAACAATTATTAATATGATTCTTTCATTTTGAGAAGCAGAAAGCCTTGGCTCAAGCAAATGATGCAAAAATTGAAGGCAATACATTGTTTAAGGATGGGCTTTTTGAAGAGGCATTGTCTAAATATGAGCTAGCATTACAAGTTGCAGCAGATGTTCCTTCAAGTAGTGAAATTCGTTCAATATGCCATGCTAATCGTGCAGCTTGTTTCTCTAAACTGGTAAGCTCGGCGTATGCATTATGTGCACTCTGTATCAGATTTTATTATGTCAAAATTCTTCCATGGTTTGGAAGTGCTGATAGGTTAGTTTTTCTGTAGAATAGTTCACCAAACTTGTCAGGAGCTTTTACATTTGGCATCTGTTTGTTACTGTATAGCTCTTCATTGATTTGCAACTTCCCACTCAGATTCTTACTGCTTTTAGTATAGCAATTTAGTTAGGTGACTAATAAATATTGAAATCAATGTTTGCAGCTTTTGCTGATCACTTGAACTTGTGGGTTTGAACATTCAAAAGAGACCTGTCACCCTATATGTACTGGATATTAACAATTCTAACTGGCTAGTAGAAGTAATGTCTGATTGTTGAGCTCTTTACGCAACCTGTAAAAGAGCTATTCCATATAGGTTTCCCAACATACTCTTGTTGATGGATGTCAATGTGATTAACTTTACCTGATCAAACAGAAATTCTGATCAGCTAAGGAAAAAACTAGTAATAGTCTTGTCTTCTAAACCCCTTTAAACTTGCTTTGAATGGGCCTGATAGTTAAGTTTGAATGACTCTCATATCTGGTCTGGGATATGCTTAAAGCAAATCTCGAAGCTGAAATATATGGAGAGGGGTGTAGACTATGAGAAAGATGTCACATCATATTCTATGCTAATATGGCTTTACGCAATACCATTCGTGTGGAACTGTTAAATTCTACAGTATGTAGAAAGAGTTCATCCTTCTGAGTAGGGGTGGCAAATGGACGGGTTGGGTACGGGTAATGCagaaacggataaattatccgacccgacccatatttaatacgggtatagaaaatgggttaaccgacggataatatggatatccacggcttcttgaatatgatcacttttgggagaattcctagtctcccaaacttgaggccCCAATTTGAatctttacaaatgtaaaagttaaatccATTAGTTATCCATgggttatccattggttatccattatTAAGTAGATAATACGGTTTTTTtgatccgtttttaaaaagtttattatccaacccatttttagtggataatatggatgtATAACTATTTTTTTAATCCATTGCCACCACTACTTCTGAGTGAGCATATGATTGAAGTGCATCAACTGATAGGCGGACTACGAGATTCCCTTGTATGATAACTAGTGCTCTATTGTTATTTAACGATAATAGCTTTCACCAATGTCATTAGCTCTGATGTCTCTCATTTGTGAACCATACTGTTTCATTGTGGTTACCTTAGGTTTGGTTTTTTGTTCCCTTTTGTTTTCAGGTAGCTAGTATTACTCATAGGTGATTTCATTTAATTTCTGTTTGTGCTGTTTCATCTGCAACTATTTCTGCAGATATTCAATTTCAGTCACAGCAGATTTTTGTCTGCATTATCATTTATCTGAAGTTAGCATCTAAAATTGACGAGAAAAACTGTAGGATTTACCCCCAAAACCCAATTTACTCAAATCTATAATAACCTTATCAATTTTGCTGTCTCTATTCAGTAAATTGTATTCTCTTCCCTTTCCACCTACGTTCTTGTGTCTTGCTGAATGGCAGGTCTGAGTTGAGATGATAGTATTCCATCTGTACTTGCAGTGGCTTGTAAACTTTGATTCGGAGATCTATTTAATCTGACAGTTGGAGGGGCAGTGGGAATGGTGCGGAGGGAAATTAGGTAAATTGGATGAAGAAGGTCGTATCACAAGTCTTGAGACTGGGGAGGGCATTGTCACGGGGGCGGTAGTGGAGGCTGGCTGAGTCTGGGGCTAAGAAAGGTGGTTGTAGTTTGGGCAGGGGTGGCATAAGGATGGTCTAGGGAGGCGTTGACTGCAGACCTCACTTCCTTGTTGTTTAGGTACTTTATGTAGTGATATGTGATGAGCCAAGACATATAAAAGACATGTTAAGGACCAGGATAACTAGTACGTCTAAGCCACACCAAGCCACAGATGATGAGACGGAAGTAGTGTTCTTCGGTCTTGTTAAACTGGTCATTAGTGTGAGCAATGATTGCCTAACTTCTGTTTGATCCTCTTTCCTGTACTTTTGATGAAAGTGGGATGAAAAGAGAAATATTAGCTGTTATGTGGAACAGAGGAAGTATACCGTCCATTGAAGGAGACAAAACTTCTCTTCTATTCTCATCTTTTATAAACTATTTTGTGTTGGACAA is from Nicotiana tabacum cultivar K326 chromosome 18, ASM71507v2, whole genome shotgun sequence and encodes:
- the LOC107817349 gene encoding uncharacterized protein LOC107817349 isoform X2 — protein: MVLIEVASEEAKSNSKPRQTSESTTTNVSPPADSSSAAAAEKAPSGNASDGYETASDTELNETGNGSNRESEKTVNTASSSSDGDLKEKTQQPETNLEQLNEKALAQANDAKIEGNTLFKDGLFEEALSKYELALQVAADVPSSSEIRSICHANRAACFSKLGKHGETIKECTKALELNPTYMKALVRRAEAHEKLEHYDEAITDMTKILELEPSNDQVRRSVMRLKPLADEKREKMKEEMIGKLKEMGNSILGRFGMSVDNFKAVKDPNTGSYSVSFQK
- the LOC107817349 gene encoding uncharacterized protein LOC107817349 isoform X1; this translates as MVLIEVASEEAKSNSKPRQTSESTTTNVSPPADSSSAAAAEKAPSGNASDGYETASDTELNETGNGSNRESEKTVNTASSSSDGDLKEKTQQPETNLEQLNEQKALAQANDAKIEGNTLFKDGLFEEALSKYELALQVAADVPSSSEIRSICHANRAACFSKLGKHGETIKECTKALELNPTYMKALVRRAEAHEKLEHYDEAITDMTKILELEPSNDQVRRSVMRLKPLADEKREKMKEEMIGKLKEMGNSILGRFGMSVDNFKAVKDPNTGSYSVSFQK